A window of the Hordeum vulgare subsp. vulgare chromosome 5H, MorexV3_pseudomolecules_assembly, whole genome shotgun sequence genome harbors these coding sequences:
- the LOC123452922 gene encoding UDP-glycosyltransferase 91C1-like, translating into MDGSGSSSSPLRVVVVPWLAFGHMLPYLELAERLASRGHRVSYVSTPRNLARLPPLRPAAAPRVDLVALPLPRVDGLPDGAESTNDVPDDQRELHWKAFDGLAAPFAEFMAAACADDGTRPQWVIADCFHHWVAASAVEHKVPCAMLLPTAAVIAVAQPPPTEQSGAVAETRPRYEQEELATMYDDQGASGMSLAQRWQLTKDRCALGVIRSCVEWEPESFPLVPTILDMPVVPLGLLPPSPDGGRRAGGTNGSAEHATVRWLDEQPPGSVVYVALGSEVPLPLEQVLELALGLELTGTRFLWALRKPSGAAVLDDGADMLPPGFQERTRGQGLVTTGWVPQMSILAHAAVGGFLTHCGRNSLIEGLLFGHPLVMLPIFGDQGPNARQMEAKMAGLQVARDESDGSFDRHGIASAVRAVMVDGEARRRFVAGAAKMQRVVANSERQERYIDEFVQRLRSHGAAIATGGKDTTAAPTTS; encoded by the exons ATGGACGGCTCcgggtcctcctcctcgccgctgcGCGTCGTGGTCGTCCCCTGGCTCGCGTTCGGCCACATGCTCCCGTACCTGGAGCTCGCCGAGCGGCTGGCGTCGCGGGGGCACCGCGTGTCCTACGTCTCCACGCCCCGCAACCTCGCGCGCCTCCCGCCGCTGCGCCCGGCCGCAGCGCCGCGAGTGGACCTCGTGGCCCTCCCGCTGCCCCGCGTCGACGGCCTCCCCGACGGCGCCGAGTCCACCAACGACGTCCCCGACGACCAGCGGGAGCTCCACTGGAAGGCCTTCGACGGCCTCGCCGCGCCCTTCGCGGAGTTCATGGCCGCCGCGTGCGCCGACGACGGCACCAGGCCTCAATGGGTCATCGCCGACTGCTTCCACCACTGGGTCGCCGCCTCCGCCGTTGAGCACAAG GTGCCATGCGCGATGCTTCTCCCGACCGCTGCGGTGATCGCTGTCGCGCAACCCCCGCCGACGGAGCAAAGTGGAGCGGTCGCCGAGACCCGCCCTCGTTACGAGCAGGAGGAGCTGGCGACGATGTACGACGACCAAGGCGCATCGGGTATGTCCCTTGCCCAGCGCTGGCAGTTGACGAAAGATAGGTGCGCGCTCGGGGTCATCCGGAGCTGCGTCGAGTGGGAGCCCGAGTCCTTCCCGCTGGTGCCAACCATACTGGACATGCCGGTCGTGCCTCTCGGCCTTCTGCCGCCGTCACCGGACGGAGGCCGCCGTGCTGGCGGCACCAACGGATCGGCAGAGCACGCCACCGTGCGCTGGCTGGACGAGCAGCCTCCCGGCTCCGTGGTGTACGTGGCGCTGGGGAGCGAAGTGCCGCTGCCCTTGGAGCAGGTGCTCGAGCTGGCCCTCGGGCTGGAGCTCACCGGGACGCGCTTTCTCTGGGCTCTCAGGAAGCCCAGCGGTGCCGCCGTCCTGGATGACGGGGCCGACATGCTTCCGCCCGGTTTCCAGGAGCGAACTCGCGGCCAGGGGCTGGTGACCACGGGGTGGGTTCCTCAGATGAGCATCCTGGCGCACGCGGCCGTGGGCGGGTTCCTGACGCACTGCGGCCGGAACTCGCTGATCGAAGGCCTCCTGTTCGGGCACCCACTCGTCATGCTGCCCATCTTCGGCGACCAAGGCCCCAATGCGCGCCAAATGGAGGCGAAGATGGCGGGGTTGCAGGTGGCGAGGGACGAGAGCGATGGCTCGttcgaccgccatggcatcgcgaGCGCGGTCCGGGCAGTCATGGTTGACGGAGAGGCAAGGAGGAGATTCGTGGCAGGTGCGGCGAAGATGCAGAGGGTCGTGGCTAATTCGGAGCGACAGGAGAGGTACATCGACGAATTTGTGCAACGGCTTCGATCTCACGGCGCCGCAATTGCCACTGGTGGCAAAGACACTaccgccgcccccacaaccagctGA
- the LOC123452926 gene encoding non-specific lipid-transfer protein 1-like, with protein sequence MMAHSTRRANAILVVGMVLAAAMAAVAAAQVSCGDAVSALIPCGSFLVGAVAGAPSESCCRGAQALRGMAGTVGARRALCRCLEQSGPSFGVLPDRARQLPARCNLGISIPVSPHTDCDKIQ encoded by the exons ATGATGGCGCATAGCACTCGTAGGGCCAATGCCATCCTCGTCGTGGGGATGGTCCTCGCGGCTGCCAtggcagcggtggcggcggcacaGGTGTCGTGTGGGGACGCGGTGAGCGCGCTGATCCCGTGCGGGTCGTTCCTGGTGGGCGCCGTCGCCGGGGCGCCGAGCGAGAGCTGCTGCCGCGGCGCGCAGGCGCTGCGTGGGATGGCGGGCACGGTCGGGGCGCGGCGCGCGCTGTGCAGGTGCCTGGAGCAGTCCGGTCCGTCCTTCGGCGTGCTCCCGGACCGCGCCCGGCAGCTCCCGGCGCGCTGCAACCTCGGCATCTCCATCCCCGTGAGCCCCCACACCGACTGCGACAA GATACAGtga